Proteins from a genomic interval of Denticeps clupeoides chromosome 20, fDenClu1.1, whole genome shotgun sequence:
- the hey1 gene encoding hairy/enhancer-of-split related with YRPW motif protein 1, with protein sequence MKRNHDFSSSDSELDENVEVEKESTDENGSLNSPLGPMSPSTTSQVQARKRRRGIIEKRRRDRINNSLSELRRLVPSAFEKQGSAKLEKAEILQMTVDHLKMLHASGGKGYFDAHALAMDYRGLGFRECLAETARYLSIIEGLDGADPLRIRLVSHLNSYATQREAHSSLGHLGWASAFGTPQAHLAQHLLLQQQQQQQQHAAAHSHSSSPSSSSSSPTSSPPSSAEPHTPSRLGSTSVSNSISGPTGPMRVPPSATLPLALTGTPSSAASKLAPPLLSSLSTLSAFPFPIGAFPLLSPRSLSPSAPTSGSKLGKPYRPWSLEIGAF encoded by the exons ATGAAGAGGAACCACGACTTCAGCTCCTCGGACAGCGAGCTCGACGAGAACGTcgaggtggagaaggagagcACCGACGAGAACGG gagcctgaaTTCTCCCCTGGGACCCATGTCTCCCTCCACCACGTCTCAGGTCCAGGCGAGAAAGCGTCGGCGTGGG ATCATTGAGAAGCGGCGCCGAGACCGGATCAACAACAGCCTGTCGGAGCTGCGCCGCCTGGTGCCCAGCGCCTTCGAGAAGCAG GGCTCAGCCAAACTGGAGAAAGCGGAGATTCTGCAGATGACTGTGGACCACCTCAAGATGCTTCATGCTTCAGGTGGAAAAG GGTACTTCGATGCCCACGCGCTGGCGATGGATTACCGCGGCCTGGGCTTCCGTGAGTGCCTGGCGGAGACGGCACGCTACCTGAGTATTATCGAGGGTCTGGACGGTGCCGACCCGCTGCGTATTCGCCTGGTCTCCCACCTGAACAGCTACGCCACCCAGAGGGAGGCTCACTCCAGCCTGGGGCATCTGGGCTGGGCCTCAGCGTTCGGGACGCCCCAGGCCCACCTGGCCCAGCacctcctcctgcagcagcagcagcagcagcagcagcatgcgGCAGCTCATTCCCACAGCAGCAGCCcttcgtcttcctcctcttcgCCCACCTCCTCTCCGCCCTCCTCCGCAGAGCCCCACACACCCAGCCGGCTCGGCAGCACTTCCGTCTCCAACTCCATCTCCGGGCCGACGGGACCCATGAGAGTCCCGCCCAGCGCCACCCTGCCGCTGGCTTTAACAGGCACGCCCTCCTCCGCTGCCTCTAAACTCGCCCCGCCGCTCCTCAGCTCCCTCTCCACCCTGTCGGCGTTTCCGTTCCCCATTGGCGCCTTCCCGCTGCTGTCGCCGCGGTCCCTCAGCCCCTCCGCCCCCACCAGCGGCAGCAAACTGGGGAAGCCCTACAGGCCCTGGAGCCTGGAAATAGGAGCCTTCTGA